In a single window of the Candidatus Tisiphia endosymbiont of Nemotelus nigrinus genome:
- a CDS encoding Sca4 family protein — protein sequence MSEFTNLQYCKGKESGANEAGELGGIYSSQDNVLSMVKKENKAEKNISEFLGSQIFQATNPEHGAKVSLIVPKHLTEKVAQEGGLQNDGSEVYVQSEFFNNYSGDMFVDMDNNMSTKTKPGRWLRKDGGRPLFMGTRELLSSTLTKAFKELHYSDFDKIAPTSLLIGDFDIHTGNIGVIRDSDNSTIPPKLVRLDFAGSFDQLEDEIYPNSWSRHLPLLGPTNHFREFPSTLKYNDLFVKGLLDTAQVDLNNTIDNSFTELSKYYSDKALANWAKMAMSQKFKDIAPEHIKIADVKYALKETMQKRQQSLKEYGLQIKLGLLVTRGKINKPELKKLIHEHFDYFSNIIEQSKKLKFRKNTKGEYIKYILGNRTREVLLIKEITQTIRDAVKQEKQALSIKANNLANNLESSVQISRKALDVMHISDATTATTEIRANEIQPVPCKVTPIKVDLVTLAFRQEIIAKQQTTLKNVLAEANIKSGTGVAVSNLAINSQQFKEFIENNNELIQKTWASSVTKSAVTQAMNDEVQSYAKIHQANNFKPLTWSKQASIDNITDTRSRIIKVKDQELFELTETTVKTSTKVILEDCVTEKEITNYRNINLPLAIKPPGTAVHFSFPVQNEKGENIEASKALYFTTHYNEQGKLVEITNPLSLKFTDDDKDAIGYIQRGDNIYTIPVTKGQYEAMLQEVAKNQGCAINMSQTIIPPDASDSIMHNSELKQIQNNLKRHITNAPPKIVPPPKTSSQQLNHDRI from the coding sequence ATGTCTGAATTTACCAATTTGCAATATTGTAAAGGAAAGGAATCTGGAGCTAATGAAGCTGGAGAATTAGGGGGGATATATAGTAGCCAAGATAATGTTCTTTCCATGGTTAAAAAAGAAAATAAGGCGGAAAAAAATATATCAGAATTTTTGGGATCCCAAATTTTCCAAGCAACAAATCCAGAGCATGGAGCCAAAGTTTCGCTCATTGTACCTAAGCATCTTACCGAGAAAGTAGCACAGGAAGGAGGTCTACAAAATGATGGCTCTGAGGTGTATGTACAATCTGAGTTTTTCAACAATTACAGTGGAGACATGTTTGTAGACATGGATAACAACATGTCTACGAAAACTAAGCCAGGCAGATGGTTACGAAAAGATGGAGGAAGACCACTTTTTATGGGAACAAGAGAATTATTGTCAAGTACTTTAACTAAAGCTTTTAAAGAACTTCATTATAGTGATTTTGATAAAATAGCTCCAACTAGCTTATTAATAGGCGACTTTGATATTCATACAGGTAATATAGGGGTTATAAGAGATTCAGACAATTCTACTATCCCGCCTAAACTAGTTAGGCTCGATTTTGCTGGAAGTTTTGACCAATTAGAGGATGAGATATATCCAAATTCTTGGTCTAGACATCTGCCCTTACTAGGTCCAACTAATCATTTTAGAGAATTCCCAAGCACACTAAAGTATAATGATTTATTTGTAAAAGGTTTACTTGATACTGCACAAGTTGATTTAAATAATACTATTGATAATAGCTTCACCGAATTATCAAAATATTATAGTGATAAAGCACTAGCAAATTGGGCAAAAATGGCAATGAGTCAGAAATTTAAGGATATAGCCCCAGAACACATAAAAATTGCTGATGTTAAATATGCTCTTAAAGAGACTATGCAAAAGAGACAACAATCATTAAAAGAATATGGGTTGCAAATTAAGCTAGGTCTTTTAGTAACAAGGGGAAAAATTAATAAGCCAGAATTAAAAAAATTAATCCATGAACACTTTGATTATTTTAGTAATATAATTGAGCAAAGCAAAAAACTAAAATTCAGGAAAAATACTAAAGGAGAATATATTAAGTATATTTTAGGTAATAGAACTCGAGAAGTACTATTAATTAAAGAAATAACCCAAACAATAAGAGACGCAGTAAAGCAAGAAAAACAAGCACTATCAATAAAAGCTAATAATCTTGCAAATAATCTAGAATCATCTGTGCAAATATCCAGAAAAGCACTAGACGTTATGCATATTAGTGATGCAACAACTGCAACTACTGAAATTAGAGCTAATGAAATTCAGCCCGTACCCTGCAAAGTAACTCCAATCAAAGTAGATTTGGTAACATTAGCTTTTAGACAAGAAATTATTGCTAAGCAACAAACAACCTTAAAAAACGTCCTAGCTGAAGCAAATATTAAGAGCGGGACAGGAGTTGCTGTTAGCAATCTTGCTATTAATTCCCAGCAATTTAAAGAGTTTATAGAAAATAACAACGAATTAATACAAAAAACCTGGGCTAGCTCCGTTACAAAGAGTGCTGTTACTCAAGCCATGAATGACGAAGTGCAAAGCTATGCAAAAATCCATCAGGCTAATAATTTTAAGCCGTTAACTTGGAGCAAGCAGGCATCAATAGACAATATAACTGATACTAGATCAAGGATTATTAAAGTCAAAGATCAAGAATTATTTGAACTAACAGAAACTACGGTCAAGACTTCTACTAAAGTAATTTTAGAAGATTGCGTAACAGAAAAAGAGATTACCAATTATCGTAATATTAATCTACCATTAGCCATCAAACCACCTGGTACAGCTGTACATTTTTCGTTCCCAGTGCAAAACGAGAAAGGTGAAAATATTGAAGCATCGAAGGCACTTTATTTTACTACTCACTATAATGAGCAAGGAAAACTAGTAGAAATAACCAACCCATTATCATTAAAGTTTACTGACGATGATAAAGATGCTATAGGCTATATACAAAGGGGGGATAATATTTACACTATCCCTGTGACCAAGGGTCAGTACGAGGCAATGCTACAAGAAGTAGCAAAAAATCAAGGATGTGCTATCAATATGTCACAAACCATTATCCCCCCTGATGCAAGTGACTCTATAATGCATAATAGTGAATTAAAGCAAATTCAGAATAACTTAAAACGTCATATAACCAATGCACCACCTAAGATAGTACCGCCGCCCAAGACATCATCACAACAGCTAAATCATGATAGAATATGA
- a CDS encoding ABC transporter substrate-binding protein, giving the protein MRLIKLFFLIICSFLIIGCDNKSQEKNLIAATSADNPPYEFIQNGQIVGLDIDIINAIGEKLEKKVIIKNFDFNGLLASLASENVDIVIAGLTVTEERKKHISFSEPYVTTKVSVLYRAIDDLKRVEDLDNKVVGVQLGTTWAVIVQDLAQQFNIRTNYLSNNLMLVEELKSKVIDVVVLEESQSKKFIENNPDLASFSLTEFSSELAIAMPKDSKLIENVNKAISELKKDGTISRITKKWLQ; this is encoded by the coding sequence ATGAGATTAATAAAGTTATTCTTCCTTATTATATGTTCTTTTTTGATAATTGGTTGTGATAACAAATCTCAAGAAAAGAACTTAATAGCTGCAACTTCTGCAGACAATCCACCTTATGAATTTATTCAAAATGGGCAGATAGTAGGACTTGATATTGATATTATTAATGCTATAGGAGAAAAACTAGAAAAAAAAGTTATAATTAAAAATTTTGATTTTAATGGCTTACTTGCATCTTTGGCTAGTGAAAATGTTGATATAGTGATCGCTGGATTAACAGTGACCGAAGAGCGTAAAAAACACATTAGCTTTTCAGAACCTTACGTAACAACTAAGGTATCAGTGTTATATAGAGCAATAGATGATTTAAAGAGAGTTGAAGACTTGGATAATAAAGTTGTTGGTGTGCAACTTGGTACAACATGGGCCGTGATAGTTCAGGATTTAGCCCAGCAGTTTAATATCAGAACAAATTATTTATCAAATAATTTAATGCTAGTCGAAGAATTGAAGTCAAAAGTTATAGATGTGGTGGTACTAGAGGAATCGCAATCTAAGAAATTTATTGAGAATAATCCTGATCTTGCTAGTTTTAGTTTAACAGAGTTCTCATCTGAGCTTGCTATTGCTATGCCAAAAGATTCTAAACTTATTGAAAATGTCAATAAAGCTATTAGTGAATTAAAAAAAGATGGTACAATTAGTCGTATTACTAAAAAATGGCTTCAATAG
- a CDS encoding CarD family transcriptional regulator, protein MSISSEFKVGERIVYPSHGVGEIVNVEQQLIAGADIKVYVISFPQDKMILKVPVNRAAISGLRKLVSKTDLAIIYSTLQSKAKQGNRMWSRRAQEYESKINSGNIVAVAEVVRDLYKNVDSDRSYSERTIYESALNRLAGELAILENINSEEAINKLIEVLRDKLAA, encoded by the coding sequence ATGTCAATATCATCTGAATTTAAAGTAGGGGAAAGAATCGTGTATCCCTCCCATGGAGTTGGAGAGATAGTAAATGTAGAACAACAACTCATAGCTGGTGCTGATATTAAGGTTTATGTAATATCGTTTCCCCAAGACAAAATGATTCTAAAAGTACCGGTAAATAGAGCTGCTATTTCAGGTCTTAGGAAACTTGTTAGCAAGACTGATCTAGCTATAATATATTCAACACTTCAGAGCAAGGCTAAGCAAGGTAATAGGATGTGGAGTAGAAGAGCCCAAGAATATGAAAGTAAGATAAATTCTGGTAATATAGTAGCCGTAGCAGAAGTAGTACGAGATCTCTATAAGAATGTTGATAGCGATCGTTCTTATAGTGAAAGAACTATTTATGAATCAGCATTAAATAGGCTAGCTGGGGAGCTTGCAATTCTTGAGAATATAAATTCTGAGGAAGCAATTAATAAATTAATTGAAGTGTTGAGGGATAAACTTGCTGCATAA
- the rpmE gene encoding 50S ribosomal protein L31 — protein sequence MKAGIHPKYKKFKIIISNDVFETNSGGYAEEILMDVDYRKHPAWTKESGNIVNQSNKNVSDFNKKFAGLNFGKKA from the coding sequence ATGAAAGCTGGAATACACCCAAAATATAAAAAGTTCAAAATTATCATTAGTAATGATGTTTTTGAAACAAATTCCGGTGGTTATGCAGAAGAAATTCTGATGGATGTTGATTATAGGAAACATCCAGCATGGACTAAAGAATCTGGAAATATTGTTAACCAATCTAATAAAAATGTCAGCGACTTTAACAAAAAGTTTGCTGGTCTTAATTTTGGTAAGAAAGCTTAA
- a CDS encoding Na+/H+ antiporter subunit G translates to MISIIGYGLIILGIIAIFSGIIGLFRFPDFYTKIHAASVIECCGVPLSLVGLAFLQHDFTSSFKLVFAAILILILNPVSTHAIGKASLLGSNNQKELK, encoded by the coding sequence ATGATATCTATTATTGGTTATGGGTTAATCATACTTGGAATTATAGCAATATTTTCTGGCATTATTGGACTGTTTAGGTTTCCTGACTTTTATACAAAAATTCATGCTGCCAGTGTCATTGAATGTTGTGGAGTACCTTTATCACTTGTTGGTCTTGCCTTTTTACAACATGATTTTACTAGCTCTTTTAAATTAGTTTTTGCTGCTATATTGATTTTAATATTAAACCCAGTATCTACTCATGCAATTGGCAAGGCTTCCCTATTAGGCTCAAATAACCAAAAAGAATTAAAATGA
- a CDS encoding phospholipase D family protein — MKKISKKHSLKLPVIISFLFGIATGVGYNEISTTASWHSFHNETDNLNVCFTPPSGCGSLIAQEISKAKDSIYIQAFGLTSQKIVDQLIKAKQNGVEIRVLLDRSNLHDRYSKMHELKRAGIDVSIDKVPGIAHNKIMIIDKSKVITGSFNFTNAADNRNAENVLLIENSDIAETYLQSWLSRKAKN, encoded by the coding sequence ATGAAAAAAATATCTAAAAAGCATAGTCTAAAATTACCAGTGATAATATCGTTCTTATTCGGTATTGCTACTGGAGTAGGATATAATGAAATAAGCACTACAGCTTCTTGGCATAGTTTTCACAATGAAACTGATAATTTAAATGTTTGCTTTACCCCTCCATCTGGTTGTGGCTCATTAATAGCACAAGAAATATCTAAAGCTAAGGATAGTATCTATATTCAAGCATTTGGTTTAACTTCACAAAAGATCGTCGACCAATTAATTAAAGCTAAACAAAACGGTGTTGAAATAAGAGTATTATTGGATCGTAGTAACTTACACGATAGATATTCTAAAATGCATGAATTGAAACGGGCTGGTATTGATGTATCCATAGATAAAGTACCAGGTATTGCTCACAACAAGATTATGATTATTGATAAAAGTAAGGTGATTACCGGTAGCTTTAATTTTACTAACGCAGCTGATAATAGAAATGCTGAAAATGTTTTATTAATAGAAAATAGTGATATTGCAGAAACGTATCTGCAAAGTTGGCTTAGTCGTAAAGCCAAGAATTAG
- a CDS encoding flavin reductase family protein, with translation MASIVNSEQFKQALSTLPTGVTIITTLYNSKLFGFTASSFTSVSLLPPLVSFCLDKHSFSISAFASSECFAVSILAENQEDISRHFSKFSTDKFAGISYDLGQTSNCPLIKGAVCHIECNKFSQYEVGDHVILIGQVINTIVNSNVKPLVHCLRQYRGLK, from the coding sequence ATGGCTTCAATAGTGAATTCCGAACAATTTAAACAAGCTCTTAGCACTTTGCCCACTGGCGTTACTATCATTACCACTTTATACAATAGTAAACTGTTTGGTTTTACGGCAAGTTCTTTTACCTCGGTTTCTTTGTTACCGCCATTAGTATCGTTCTGTCTTGATAAACATTCCTTCAGTATCAGTGCTTTTGCTAGTAGTGAGTGTTTTGCTGTTAGTATTTTGGCTGAAAATCAAGAGGATATTTCTAGACATTTTTCTAAGTTTAGCACGGATAAATTTGCTGGTATTTCGTATGATTTAGGACAAACTAGTAATTGCCCTTTGATTAAAGGAGCAGTTTGCCATATTGAGTGCAATAAGTTTAGTCAATATGAAGTGGGGGATCATGTTATATTGATTGGTCAAGTGATAAATACTATAGTGAATAGTAATGTAAAACCACTAGTGCATTGTTTAAGACAATATAGAGGACTAAAATGA
- the dapB gene encoding 4-hydroxy-tetrahydrodipicolinate reductase: MSVSIGICGATGKMGQMIIQKMNGLNSCTLSATFSRKNNIDDLAEFCCKSEVIIDFSSSEMLEKLLNCAIAYNNKLVIGTTGLTNHQLDRLHEVSKSLAIFYSANMSLGANLLAMLAEKAAGVLDDTYDIEILDCHHRMKKDAPSGTAIMLGKAVAQARNLDFDQCTIFDRTVKGQRQAGEIGIASIRGGHLHGEHQVLFLGDNQTITLKHQGSRESFADGAIRAAIWISDKPPALYSMSDMFPALQRF; the protein is encoded by the coding sequence ATGAGTGTTTCCATAGGTATTTGTGGTGCTACCGGTAAAATGGGGCAGATGATAATTCAAAAAATGAATGGATTAAATAGTTGTACGCTTTCTGCAACATTTTCTAGGAAAAATAACATAGATGATCTTGCTGAGTTTTGTTGTAAATCTGAAGTGATTATCGATTTTTCTAGTAGCGAGATGTTGGAAAAATTGCTTAACTGCGCCATTGCGTACAACAACAAATTAGTTATCGGTACTACCGGTTTGACCAACCATCAGCTCGATCGCTTACATGAAGTTTCTAAAAGTTTAGCAATATTCTATTCAGCTAATATGAGTTTAGGAGCAAATTTACTGGCGATGTTGGCAGAAAAGGCAGCAGGAGTTCTGGATGATACTTATGATATAGAGATTTTAGATTGCCATCATCGTATGAAAAAAGACGCCCCTTCTGGTACGGCAATAATGTTAGGTAAGGCTGTGGCACAAGCTAGAAACTTAGATTTTGATCAATGTACAATATTTGATCGTACTGTAAAAGGACAAAGACAGGCTGGTGAAATTGGCATTGCTTCTATTAGAGGGGGGCATTTACATGGAGAACATCAGGTGTTATTTTTAGGGGATAACCAAACCATTACTCTAAAGCATCAAGGGTCAAGAGAGTCATTTGCTGATGGAGCGATCCGGGCTGCCATTTGGATATCTGATAAGCCCCCTGCCCTTTATTCAATGAGCGATATGTTTCCAGCACTTCAAAGGTTTTGA
- a CDS encoding Mrp/NBP35 family ATP-binding protein, with product MIDINQQQILNKISNITFSDNTKLIDIISNIVIKDKNIGFAIDIFGKDIKEVEEIKITAINKLNEIANIGKITIVLTSSKNLAKKSTKPKVRHFIDGVKKVILVASGKGGVGKSTITALIAEQLNLEGYKVGIVDADIYGPSIPQIFGISDVPEIVYNKMTPLKSRGIEIISIGFLIQNNSAIVWRGPMSSKTIYQLLSLTNWQELDYLIIDMPPGTGDIHLSILENYQLDGVIIVTTPQKMAAIDVVRSIDLYKKFNLPILGIIENMSYLVEASSGKKIQIFSGNSGENFAKEYNIPLICKIPIDPKLSYNCDNSIGLTDIIKLPIKKFV from the coding sequence ATGATTGATATAAACCAGCAACAAATACTAAATAAAATTTCTAATATTACCTTTAGTGACAATACGAAATTAATCGATATTATATCTAACATTGTAATTAAGGATAAGAATATTGGGTTTGCAATTGATATTTTTGGCAAGGATATTAAGGAAGTCGAGGAAATAAAAATTACAGCCATCAATAAATTAAATGAAATAGCTAATATTGGCAAAATAACTATAGTTTTAACTAGCAGCAAAAATTTAGCCAAGAAATCAACTAAACCGAAAGTTAGGCATTTCATTGATGGAGTAAAAAAGGTAATATTGGTGGCATCTGGTAAAGGTGGAGTTGGTAAATCTACTATAACCGCATTGATAGCCGAACAACTAAATCTTGAAGGATATAAGGTAGGAATAGTGGATGCTGATATTTATGGTCCGTCGATTCCGCAAATATTTGGTATTAGTGATGTGCCAGAAATAGTGTATAATAAAATGACCCCTTTAAAATCGCGGGGCATTGAAATTATTTCTATTGGATTTCTTATTCAGAATAATTCTGCTATTGTTTGGCGTGGCCCGATGTCTAGCAAGACAATTTACCAGCTATTATCTCTAACTAATTGGCAGGAGTTAGATTATTTAATTATTGACATGCCCCCTGGTACCGGTGATATTCACTTGAGTATTTTAGAAAATTACCAATTAGATGGAGTAATAATAGTAACTACTCCACAAAAAATGGCAGCAATAGACGTCGTTAGATCGATTGATTTATACAAGAAATTTAACCTACCAATTTTAGGTATTATAGAAAATATGAGCTATTTAGTTGAAGCAAGTTCAGGAAAGAAAATCCAAATATTTAGTGGCAATAGTGGAGAAAATTTTGCCAAAGAATATAATATACCTTTAATCTGTAAGATTCCTATTGACCCAAAATTATCCTATAATTGTGATAATAGTATTGGCCTTACAGATATAATTAAACTACCAATAAAAAAATTTGTTTAA
- the lipA gene encoding lipoyl synthase — translation MSNIIKIEEVPTIKRPNWIKVKAPNSYQYHDTRKIIENLKLNTVCQEAACPNIGECWAKKHATVMILGSVCTRACSFCNVKTGRPDLLDPHEPQRLAQAVMKLGLEHVVITSVDRDDLDDGGAEHFANCIKEIRLVSPNTTIEVLTPDFLKKDGAADIVVSAKPDVYNHNVETVPSLYKTIRPGARYYNSLSLLHNVKKLDPEIFTKSGMMVGLGEKNDEIMQVMDDLREAKVDFLTIGQYLQPTKNHAVVARYVSPEEFKYFQRVAKVKGFSMVSASPLTRSSYHAGDDFQKLKDNIKSKNYSNLCSVNIIENEKNI, via the coding sequence ATGTCAAACATAATCAAAATAGAAGAAGTACCAACTATTAAAAGACCTAATTGGATAAAGGTTAAAGCACCAAATTCATATCAATATCATGATACAAGAAAGATAATTGAAAATTTGAAATTAAATACAGTTTGCCAAGAGGCTGCCTGCCCTAATATAGGAGAATGTTGGGCAAAAAAACACGCGACAGTTATGATTCTTGGCTCTGTCTGCACTCGTGCTTGCAGCTTTTGTAATGTTAAAACTGGTCGTCCTGATTTACTCGATCCGCATGAACCACAAAGATTAGCTCAAGCTGTGATGAAATTAGGGCTTGAACATGTAGTAATTACTTCAGTTGATCGAGATGATTTAGATGATGGTGGAGCTGAACATTTTGCCAATTGTATAAAAGAAATAAGACTAGTTTCTCCTAATACCACCATTGAAGTTCTAACCCCAGATTTCCTTAAGAAAGATGGAGCAGCTGACATAGTGGTATCAGCAAAACCAGATGTTTACAATCATAATGTAGAAACAGTACCTTCTTTATACAAAACTATTAGACCAGGAGCGAGGTACTACAATTCACTAAGTCTTTTGCATAATGTAAAAAAATTAGACCCTGAAATTTTCACTAAATCAGGCATGATGGTTGGCCTTGGAGAAAAAAACGATGAAATTATGCAAGTGATGGACGACTTAAGAGAAGCCAAAGTTGATTTCTTAACTATCGGACAATATTTACAACCAACCAAAAATCATGCTGTAGTTGCTAGATATGTTTCTCCAGAAGAATTTAAATATTTTCAAAGAGTTGCCAAGGTTAAAGGATTCTCAATGGTTTCTGCCAGTCCATTAACCCGTTCTTCTTATCATGCTGGTGATGATTTTCAAAAATTAAAGGATAATATCAAATCTAAAAATTATAGTAATTTATGTTCTGTAAACATTATAGAAAATGAAAAAAATATCTAA
- the mnmA gene encoding tRNA 2-thiouridine(34) synthase MnmA, with translation MSNRISNPSTIVVAMSGGVDSSVVAAMLCEQGHKVIGITLQLYDHGIATMKRNACCAGQDIYDAKMVADKLNIPHYVLDYESRFKESVIDDFADSYIRGETPLPCVKCNQSVKFKDLLKVAKDLGADCLATGHYVRKIEGIDGAELHTGIDITKDQSYFLFATTLEQLNYLSFPLGELSKEQTRNIATRFNLGVADKPDSQDICFVPDGDYRKIISKMRTNANEKGKIIHVHGFELGTHNGIINYTVGQRRGLGIAFQEPLYVVRIDPNTKIVYVGPDSVLDSTEFTIKDVNWLGREMVAQKEIDVQVKIRSTRPATFAKISKMSNTEIKVKLMSAEKAVTPGQACVIYDNDRVLGGGWITREIA, from the coding sequence ATGAGTAATAGAATAAGTAATCCATCTACAATAGTAGTTGCAATGTCTGGTGGGGTTGATAGCTCAGTGGTGGCTGCTATGCTTTGTGAACAAGGGCATAAAGTCATTGGCATAACACTACAATTATATGACCATGGCATAGCTACTATGAAAAGAAATGCCTGTTGCGCTGGGCAGGATATTTATGACGCAAAAATGGTGGCAGATAAGTTAAATATTCCGCATTATGTCCTAGATTACGAGTCTAGATTTAAAGAATCGGTAATTGATGATTTTGCTGATAGTTATATTAGAGGTGAAACGCCCTTACCCTGTGTAAAATGTAACCAGTCAGTTAAATTTAAAGACTTACTAAAAGTAGCAAAAGATTTAGGAGCCGACTGTCTTGCTACTGGTCATTACGTGCGGAAAATCGAAGGTATCGATGGGGCAGAATTGCATACTGGTATTGATATAACCAAGGATCAAAGCTATTTTTTGTTTGCAACTACCTTAGAACAACTAAATTATCTATCTTTTCCTTTGGGAGAATTAAGTAAAGAGCAAACAAGAAATATTGCTACTAGGTTTAATTTAGGTGTTGCAGATAAGCCTGATAGCCAAGATATTTGTTTTGTGCCAGACGGTGATTATAGGAAGATAATTAGTAAGATGCGAACCAATGCTAATGAGAAAGGCAAAATAATCCATGTACACGGCTTTGAACTTGGGACGCATAATGGTATAATAAACTATACTGTAGGTCAACGTCGTGGACTTGGAATAGCTTTTCAGGAGCCACTTTATGTGGTAAGGATTGACCCTAATACAAAAATTGTATATGTTGGTCCAGATTCGGTATTAGATTCTACCGAATTTACTATTAAGGATGTTAATTGGCTTGGTAGAGAAATGGTTGCGCAAAAGGAAATTGATGTACAAGTTAAGATTCGTTCGACTCGTCCTGCTACCTTTGCCAAGATTAGTAAAATGAGTAATACAGAAATAAAAGTAAAGTTAATGTCTGCAGAGAAAGCTGTAACTCCTGGGCAAGCTTGTGTCATATATGATAATGATCGAGTTCTTGGTGGGGGATGGATCACTAGAGAAATTGCATAA
- the rpmB gene encoding 50S ribosomal protein L28, whose translation MSRRCELSGVGVLHGNKVSHSQRKTRRRFEPNLRVVRFASDLTGQEYRLSVNAKCLRSVEKVGGFDEYMLKISSDILSDKAQVIKRKIADKKVGAAL comes from the coding sequence ATGTCTCGTAGATGTGAGCTTAGTGGAGTTGGTGTTTTACACGGTAATAAAGTGTCACACTCACAAAGAAAAACTAGAAGACGCTTTGAGCCTAATCTGAGAGTGGTGAGGTTTGCAAGTGATCTTACTGGGCAAGAATATAGGCTTTCAGTAAATGCCAAATGTTTGCGTTCTGTTGAGAAGGTAGGTGGTTTTGATGAGTATATGCTTAAAATATCAAGTGATATACTTTCAGATAAAGCACAAGTAATTAAAAGAAAGATAGCTGATAAAAAAGTTGGTGCTGCATTATGA